In Candidatus Margulisiibacteriota bacterium, the sequence AAGGTAGCTCAACAATTTGGAGCAGCAGTCATAGACAGGCCCTCGGAGCTTGCAACAGATGAATCAACCACCATCTCGGCGCTTCAACATGTGCTTACAAAAGTCGACGCGGAGAATATCGTGTTGCTTCAGCCAACTTCTCCTGTTAAGGACAAAGACCTTATCGACAGCTGTATAAAAAGGTTCATAGAAACAGGAGCGGACAATCTTGCAACGGGTTTTATCTGCAAATTCATGGAATACGGGTCCTACAGCCAGAGGAGACAGGAGTTGAAAGGCTTCTTTTATGATGACGGCAACGTTTATGTAATAAAAGCGGACCTTGTTAAAAAGGGGACGCTTCACGGGAAAAAAGAGGAAAGATTTGAGATATCAAAAGAACAGAACTTTGAGATAGACGATGAATTTGATTTTTGGCTGAACGAGAAGATCCTGCAAAAAAGAACGGGGGCTTAATAACATTGGCAGAAGAAAAAAAATATCACAAATATGTCTTTGACGCGGTTGCACGCAAGTTTGTGGGCAAATTTGAAGAGATGTACAGCAATGAGGACAAAGAAAGCTTTGACAGCTGGTCACAGGAAGATATGTTGCATATAACCAAAGTGATCTCACTTGCGGTCCTGGGAAGATATAACTTTGATCTGATCTTTGATATAGGCTGCGGGAAAGGTGCTTTTACCCACATGCTAAAAAAAGCTAACAATGCCGTGATAGGTGCCGATATGTCAAAAACAGCCATAGCCAAGGCACAAGCAAAATATAAGGACATAGACTTCAGGGTAATGACGGCGGACCAGTGCCTGGATTCAATTGACGGGAAAGCAGGCCATGTGGTGATGATGGAAATATTGTCATATATTGAAGACTGGAAGGCGGTAATCAAAAAGGCGGCAAAGAGATCGAAATATATCTACATCTCGCTCTATATCCCTCCTGATCCTATAGGTTTTGTTAAGAGCTTTGATGAACTTACGGATGAATTGAAGAAATATTTCCGCATAGAAACCGAACTGATACTGAACAAAGAATGCATATATGTCATGGGGGAAGCGCTCTAATGAAAAAAGGCTCTGTGTTCATCATTGCCGAAGCAGGCGTCAATCATAACGGCAGTCTGCGCCTGGCAAAAAAACTTGTTGATGCGGCCAAAAAGGCCGGTGCGGATGCCGTAAAATTCCAGACCTACCGCACGGAGGATCTTGTGACCAGGCGGGCGCCAAAAGCCGCCTACCAGAATAAGACTGTTCCGGGAAAATCGCAATATGACATGCTTAAGTCTCTTGAACTTTCAGTCCAGGAATTTAAAGCGCTTTCTTCTTACTGCCGGAAAAAGAAGATCTTGTTTCTTTCAACCCCGTTCGATATCAGGAGCGCGGATCTTTTGCGGAGCCTTGGCATGAAGATGTTCAAGGTAAGTTCCGGAGATCTTACCAATATCCCGATGCTTAAGCATATCGCAAAATATAAGCGGCCGATAATCCTTTCTACCGGAATGGCGACCATAAATGAGGTAAAAGAAGCCGTAAAAGCGGTCTATTCCGCGGGCAACCGCAAGATCGTCCTCTTGCACTGTACTTCAAATTACCCGGCAAGATATGAGGATGTAAACCTTAGAGCGATGGATACCATGGCAAAGGAGTTGGGACTTCCGGTAGGTTATTCCGATCATACGCAGGGTCTGGAGATCTCTATCGCGGCGGCGGCAAGAGGGGCAAGCGTGATAGAAAAACATTTCACCCTTTCAAGGAAAATGAAGGGGCCGGACCATATGTCATCCATTGAACCAGATGAACTGTCAAAGCTGGTCAGTGCAATTAAGAAGGTTGAGCTTTCGATGGGGGACGGGGTAAAGGCCCCAAGAAATTCCGAAAAGGCCGCTTTAAGGGTAGGAAGAAAAAGCCTGGTGGCGTCAGTTGACATCCCAAAAGGATCAAGACTAACAAGGCAAATGATAGCCGTAAAAAGGCCGGGGACGGGCATGTCTCCATCCAATATCGGAAAAATTATCGGCAGGACGGCAAAGAAAGATATCGGAAAAGATAAACTGATAATGGAAGGAGACATAAAACGATGAAAGTATTGGTCATAGCGGCCCATCCGGACGATGAAGTGATCGGTTGCGGCGGAGCCATCGCAAAGCATGTTGAGTCAGGAGATATTGTGGACCTTTTGATCCTGACGCAAATATATTCCCCTGAATGGAACATCGGGGAAACGGAGGGCAGAAAGAACGAGGCCCTTGCCTCCGCCAAGGTCTTGGGAATAAATGAGGTGTATTTTGGAGGGCTGCCGACCGTAAAGATCAATACAGTCCCTACAATAACTTTGACAAAGACGATAGGAGATGCCGTTAAAAAATGCGGTCCTAATGTGATCTATGTCCCTCCCAAAGGGGATGTGAACGCGGACCACGACCTTATTCACAAGGCAAGCCTTGTGGCGTGCCGGCCTTTCCTGCAGACAGGATTAAGGCAGGTCCTGGCTTATGAGATCTTTTATACTACATACCTGAACCATGATGCGCAGGGGTTCCGTCCCAATGTATTCATTGATATCTCGGACACATTTGCAAAAAAGATATCGGCGATGAAATGCTACAAGCTTGAGCTGAGAGAATATCCGCATCCAAGATCGCAGGAAGGGATCGAGATCTCAAGCAGGGAAAGAGGCCTGTTCATAGGTACAAAGTACGCCGAAGCTTTTTCTCTGGTATTTGAAAGGCATTAATATGACCAAAGGAAGTGTTCTTGTAGTAGGCGCCGGGGTAATGGGGACAGGGATCGCCTCTGTCTTTAACGATGCCGGCTATTCTTTGATCCTTTGCGATGTAAAAAGCAAAATAGGCGGGGCGCCTGCCTTTGGCAAAGGGATGGAAAAGATAGCGATAGAAGAAATTGAACAATTAAGGGGAAGGGATATAACTCTTGTTATTGAGGCTGTCAACGAGGATATCAACCTTAAAAAGGCTATTTTGAAGGAATTGAGCGCTGTCATTGACCCCAAAGCCGTATTTGTCTCAAACACATCGTCATTAAGCATAAAAGAACTTGCGGAGGCCTCCGGCAGAAAAGAACGGTTTGCCGGCATGCACTTTTTTAACCCCGCCAAAGACATGAAGCTTGTAGAGCTTGGGAAGACCGGCTATCTGGATGAAGCAGTGCTGGCGTTCCTTAAGGATATATGCGCATCTATTAACAAGACCTTTGTCGTTGTCAGTGACGATCC encodes:
- a CDS encoding PIG-L deacetylase family protein; this encodes MKVLVIAAHPDDEVIGCGGAIAKHVESGDIVDLLILTQIYSPEWNIGETEGRKNEALASAKVLGINEVYFGGLPTVKINTVPTITLTKTIGDAVKKCGPNVIYVPPKGDVNADHDLIHKASLVACRPFLQTGLRQVLAYEIFYTTYLNHDAQGFRPNVFIDISDTFAKKISAMKCYKLELREYPHPRSQEGIEISSRERGLFIGTKYAEAFSLVFERH
- a CDS encoding 3-hydroxyacyl-CoA dehydrogenase family protein, whose amino-acid sequence is MTKGSVLVVGAGVMGTGIASVFNDAGYSLILCDVKSKIGGAPAFGKGMEKIAIEEIEQLRGRDITLVIEAVNEDINLKKAILKELSAVIDPKAVFVSNTSSLSIKELAEASGRKERFAGMHFFNPAKDMKLVELGKTGYLDEAVLAFLKDICASINKTFVVVSDDPGFIVNRVLFSMLNEAFDLAYNKTADIESIDKAIKLGLSHPMGPFKLADFIGLDICYSILSSLEKSTQDPRFKPSQILAEKFAKGEFGRKTGRGFYEY
- the neuB gene encoding N-acetylneuraminate synthase produces the protein MKKGSVFIIAEAGVNHNGSLRLAKKLVDAAKKAGADAVKFQTYRTEDLVTRRAPKAAYQNKTVPGKSQYDMLKSLELSVQEFKALSSYCRKKKILFLSTPFDIRSADLLRSLGMKMFKVSSGDLTNIPMLKHIAKYKRPIILSTGMATINEVKEAVKAVYSAGNRKIVLLHCTSNYPARYEDVNLRAMDTMAKELGLPVGYSDHTQGLEISIAAAARGASVIEKHFTLSRKMKGPDHMSSIEPDELSKLVSAIKKVELSMGDGVKAPRNSEKAALRVGRKSLVASVDIPKGSRLTRQMIAVKRPGTGMSPSNIGKIIGRTAKKDIGKDKLIMEGDIKR
- a CDS encoding acylneuraminate cytidylyltransferase family protein, which codes for MEKYKFLAIIPARGGSKGIPKKNIKMIAGKPLIAWTIEAAKSSKLLDAFVVSTEDPEIKKVAQQFGAAVIDRPSELATDESTTISALQHVLTKVDAENIVLLQPTSPVKDKDLIDSCIKRFIETGADNLATGFICKFMEYGSYSQRRQELKGFFYDDGNVYVIKADLVKKGTLHGKKEERFEISKEQNFEIDDEFDFWLNEKILQKRTGA
- a CDS encoding class I SAM-dependent methyltransferase, with translation MAEEKKYHKYVFDAVARKFVGKFEEMYSNEDKESFDSWSQEDMLHITKVISLAVLGRYNFDLIFDIGCGKGAFTHMLKKANNAVIGADMSKTAIAKAQAKYKDIDFRVMTADQCLDSIDGKAGHVVMMEILSYIEDWKAVIKKAAKRSKYIYISLYIPPDPIGFVKSFDELTDELKKYFRIETELILNKECIYVMGEAL